From Oncorhynchus clarkii lewisi isolate Uvic-CL-2024 chromosome 26, UVic_Ocla_1.0, whole genome shotgun sequence, the proteins below share one genomic window:
- the LOC139385271 gene encoding hyaluronan and proteoglycan link protein 3-like isoform X3, with protein sequence MMVAHPRPLLVILLQLLLSCLPALGYSSNRFFYQDILNGNGNGEIHFNGVKLHVDSSQPSVFALRGSNATLSCRYWYEPELSSPRRVRVKWSWLPIVGGHETDVLVAIGPRIHSFGDFRDRVHLRQDSPGDASLVMTELQLNDTGRYRCEVIDGLEDKSATVNLELRGVVFPYQPPHGRYNLTYHDAQQVCQEQDSTLATFEQLFQAWEEGLDWCNAGWLADGTVQYPITKSRSPCGGLGLAPGVRSYGRRHRHLHRYDAFCFSSSLRGKVYYLQLPKKVNLTEAQQACFNDGAQIAKVGQLYAAWKFMGLDRCDAGWLADGSLRYPINNPRRNCGPMEPGVRSFGFAPPHHKHGVYCYSAVVVFPYQPPHGRYNLTYHDAQQVCQEQDSTLATFEQLFQAWEEGLNWCNAGWLADGTVQYPITKPRRPCGGLGLSPGVRSYGSRHLHLHRYDVFCSSSPLRGKVYYLQLPQKVNLTEAQQACFNDGAQIAKVGQLYVAWRFMGLNHCDAGWLADGSLRYPITKPSRNCGPLEPGVRSFGFPPPYQKHGVYCYSAGMQ encoded by the exons ATGATGGTGGCTCACCCTCGCCCCCTGTTGGTGATATTGCTGCAGCTGCTCCTCTCCTGCTTGCCCGCCCTCGGATACTCCTCCAACAGATTCTTCTACCAAGACATTCTCAACGGAAACGGCAATGGAGAGA TCCACTTTAACGGTGTAAAGCTCCATGTGGACTCCTCCCAGCCCTCTGTGTTCGCTTTGCGGGGGAGTAACGCAACCCTATCCTGCCGATACTGGTACGAGCCAGAATTGAGCTCCCCCAGGAGGGTGCGGGTGAAGTGGTCCTGGCTGCCCATTGTGGGGGGCCATGAGACAGACGTTCTAGTGGCCATCGGGCCCCGCATTCACAGCTTTGGGGATTTCAG GGACCGGGTGCATCTCAGACAGGACTCACCAGGAGATGCTTCGCTGGTCATGACTGAACTCCAGCTCAATGACACGGGTCGTTACCGCTGTGAGGTCATCGACGGGCTGGAGGACAAGAGCGCTACTGTTAACCTCGAGCTACGAG GTGTGGTGTTTCCCTACCAGCCTCCTCACGGGCGCTACAATCTGACCTACCATGATGCTCAGCAAGTCTGCCAGGAGCAGGACTCCACTCTGGCCACCTTCGAGCAGTTGTTCCAGGCCTGGGAGGAGGGGTTGGACTGGTGCAACGCAGGTTGGCTGGCTGACGGGACAGTGCAGTACCCAATCACCAAGTCCCGGAGCCCCTGTGGGGGGCTGGGCCTCGCCCCCGGGGTTAGGAGCTACGGTAGACGCCACCGCCACCTCCACCGCTACGAcgccttctgtttctcctcctccctccgag GTAAGGTCTACTACCTCCAGCTCCCCAAGAAGGTCAACCTCACTGAGGCCCAGCAGGCGTGCTTCAACGACGGGGCCCAGATTGCCAAGGTGGGCCAGCTCTACGCTGCCTGGAAGTTCATGGGCCTGGACCGCTGTGATGCCGGATGGCTTGCTGACGGGAGCCTGCGCTACCCCATCAACAACCCCCGCCGCAACTGTGGCCCCATGGAACCAGGGGTGCGCAGCTTTGGGTTTGCCCCACCGCACCACAAGCACGGAGTGTACTGCTACAGTGCAG TTGTGGTGTTTCCCTACCAGCCTCCACACGGGCGCTACAATCTGACCTACCATGATGCTCAGCAAGTCTGCCAGGAGCAGGACTCCACTCTGGCCACCTTCGAGCAGTTGTTCCAGGCCTGGGAGGAGGGTCTGAACTGGTGCAacgcaggctggctggctgacgggaCAGTGCAGTACCCCATCACCAAGCCCCGAAGGCCCTGTGGGGGACTCGGCCTCTCCCCCGGGGTTAGGAGTTACGGTAGTcgccacctccacctccaccgctACGATGTGTtttgctcctcctcccccctccgaG GTAAGGTCTACTACCTCCAGCTCCCCCAGAAGGTCAACCTCACTGAGGCCCAGCAGGCGTGCTTCAACGACGGGGCCCAGATAGCCAAGGTGGGCCAGCTCTATGTCGCCTGGAGGTTCATGGGCCTGAACCACTGTGATGCCGGATGGCTCGCCGATGGGAGCCTGCGCTACCCCATCACCAAACCCAGCCGCAACTGTGGCCCCCTGGAACCAGGGGTGCGCAGCTTTGGGTTCCCCCCTCCATACCAGAAGCATGGGGTGTACTGCTACAGTGCAGGTATGCAGTAA
- the LOC139385271 gene encoding hyaluronan and proteoglycan link protein 3-like isoform X1 — MTRMMVAHPRPLLVILLQLLLSCLPALGYSSNRFFYQDILNGNGNGEIHFNGVKLHVDSSQPSVFALRGSNATLSCRYWYEPELSSPRRVRVKWSWLPIVGGHETDVLVAIGPRIHSFGDFRDRVHLRQDSPGDASLVMTELQLNDTGRYRCEVIDGLEDKSATVNLELRGVVFPYQPPHGRYNLTYHDAQQVCQEQDSTLATFEQLFQAWEEGLDWCNAGWLADGTVQYPITKSRSPCGGLGLAPGVRSYGRRHRHLHRYDAFCFSSSLRGKVYYLQLPKKVNLTEAQQACFNDGAQIAKVGQLYAAWKFMGLDRCDAGWLADGSLRYPINNPRRNCGPMEPGVRSFGFAPPHHKHGVYCYSAVVVFPYQPPHGRYNLTYHDAQQVCQEQDSTLATFEQLFQAWEEGLNWCNAGWLADGTVQYPITKPRRPCGGLGLSPGVRSYGSRHLHLHRYDVFCSSSPLRGKVYYLQLPQKVNLTEAQQACFNDGAQIAKVGQLYVAWRFMGLNHCDAGWLADGSLRYPITKPSRNCGPLEPGVRSFGFPPPYQKHGVYCYSAGMQ; from the exons A TGACAAGGATGATGGTGGCTCACCCTCGCCCCCTGTTGGTGATATTGCTGCAGCTGCTCCTCTCCTGCTTGCCCGCCCTCGGATACTCCTCCAACAGATTCTTCTACCAAGACATTCTCAACGGAAACGGCAATGGAGAGA TCCACTTTAACGGTGTAAAGCTCCATGTGGACTCCTCCCAGCCCTCTGTGTTCGCTTTGCGGGGGAGTAACGCAACCCTATCCTGCCGATACTGGTACGAGCCAGAATTGAGCTCCCCCAGGAGGGTGCGGGTGAAGTGGTCCTGGCTGCCCATTGTGGGGGGCCATGAGACAGACGTTCTAGTGGCCATCGGGCCCCGCATTCACAGCTTTGGGGATTTCAG GGACCGGGTGCATCTCAGACAGGACTCACCAGGAGATGCTTCGCTGGTCATGACTGAACTCCAGCTCAATGACACGGGTCGTTACCGCTGTGAGGTCATCGACGGGCTGGAGGACAAGAGCGCTACTGTTAACCTCGAGCTACGAG GTGTGGTGTTTCCCTACCAGCCTCCTCACGGGCGCTACAATCTGACCTACCATGATGCTCAGCAAGTCTGCCAGGAGCAGGACTCCACTCTGGCCACCTTCGAGCAGTTGTTCCAGGCCTGGGAGGAGGGGTTGGACTGGTGCAACGCAGGTTGGCTGGCTGACGGGACAGTGCAGTACCCAATCACCAAGTCCCGGAGCCCCTGTGGGGGGCTGGGCCTCGCCCCCGGGGTTAGGAGCTACGGTAGACGCCACCGCCACCTCCACCGCTACGAcgccttctgtttctcctcctccctccgag GTAAGGTCTACTACCTCCAGCTCCCCAAGAAGGTCAACCTCACTGAGGCCCAGCAGGCGTGCTTCAACGACGGGGCCCAGATTGCCAAGGTGGGCCAGCTCTACGCTGCCTGGAAGTTCATGGGCCTGGACCGCTGTGATGCCGGATGGCTTGCTGACGGGAGCCTGCGCTACCCCATCAACAACCCCCGCCGCAACTGTGGCCCCATGGAACCAGGGGTGCGCAGCTTTGGGTTTGCCCCACCGCACCACAAGCACGGAGTGTACTGCTACAGTGCAG TTGTGGTGTTTCCCTACCAGCCTCCACACGGGCGCTACAATCTGACCTACCATGATGCTCAGCAAGTCTGCCAGGAGCAGGACTCCACTCTGGCCACCTTCGAGCAGTTGTTCCAGGCCTGGGAGGAGGGTCTGAACTGGTGCAacgcaggctggctggctgacgggaCAGTGCAGTACCCCATCACCAAGCCCCGAAGGCCCTGTGGGGGACTCGGCCTCTCCCCCGGGGTTAGGAGTTACGGTAGTcgccacctccacctccaccgctACGATGTGTtttgctcctcctcccccctccgaG GTAAGGTCTACTACCTCCAGCTCCCCCAGAAGGTCAACCTCACTGAGGCCCAGCAGGCGTGCTTCAACGACGGGGCCCAGATAGCCAAGGTGGGCCAGCTCTATGTCGCCTGGAGGTTCATGGGCCTGAACCACTGTGATGCCGGATGGCTCGCCGATGGGAGCCTGCGCTACCCCATCACCAAACCCAGCCGCAACTGTGGCCCCCTGGAACCAGGGGTGCGCAGCTTTGGGTTCCCCCCTCCATACCAGAAGCATGGGGTGTACTGCTACAGTGCAGGTATGCAGTAA
- the LOC139385271 gene encoding hyaluronan and proteoglycan link protein 3-like isoform X2 translates to MTRMMVAHPRPLLVILLQLLLSCLPALGYSSNRFFYQDILNGNGNGEIHFNGVKLHVDSSQPSVFALRGSNATLSCRYWYEPELSSPRRVRVKWSWLPIVGGHETDVLVAIGPRIHSFGDFRDRVHLRQDSPGDASLVMTELQLNDTGRYRCEVIDGLEDKSATVNLELRGVVFPYQPPHGRYNLTYHDAQQVCQEQDSTLATFEQLFQAWEEGLDWCNAGWLADGTVQYPITKSRSPCGGLGLAPGVRSYGRRHRHLHRYDAFCFSSSLRGKVYYLQLPKKVNLTEAQQACFNDGAQIAKVGQLYAAWKFMGLDRCDAGWLADGSLRYPINNPRRNCGPMEPGVRSFGFAPPHHKHGVYCYSAVVVFPYQPPHGRYNLTYHDAQQVCQEQDSTLATFEQLFQAWEEGLNWCNAGWLADGTVQYPITKPRRPCGGLGLSPGVRSYGSRHLHLHRYDVFCSSSPLRGKVYYLQLPQKVNLTEAQQACFNDGAQIAKVGQLYVAWRFMGLNHCDAGWLADGSLRYPITKPSRNCGPLEPGVRSFGFPPPYQKHGVYCYSAAG, encoded by the exons A TGACAAGGATGATGGTGGCTCACCCTCGCCCCCTGTTGGTGATATTGCTGCAGCTGCTCCTCTCCTGCTTGCCCGCCCTCGGATACTCCTCCAACAGATTCTTCTACCAAGACATTCTCAACGGAAACGGCAATGGAGAGA TCCACTTTAACGGTGTAAAGCTCCATGTGGACTCCTCCCAGCCCTCTGTGTTCGCTTTGCGGGGGAGTAACGCAACCCTATCCTGCCGATACTGGTACGAGCCAGAATTGAGCTCCCCCAGGAGGGTGCGGGTGAAGTGGTCCTGGCTGCCCATTGTGGGGGGCCATGAGACAGACGTTCTAGTGGCCATCGGGCCCCGCATTCACAGCTTTGGGGATTTCAG GGACCGGGTGCATCTCAGACAGGACTCACCAGGAGATGCTTCGCTGGTCATGACTGAACTCCAGCTCAATGACACGGGTCGTTACCGCTGTGAGGTCATCGACGGGCTGGAGGACAAGAGCGCTACTGTTAACCTCGAGCTACGAG GTGTGGTGTTTCCCTACCAGCCTCCTCACGGGCGCTACAATCTGACCTACCATGATGCTCAGCAAGTCTGCCAGGAGCAGGACTCCACTCTGGCCACCTTCGAGCAGTTGTTCCAGGCCTGGGAGGAGGGGTTGGACTGGTGCAACGCAGGTTGGCTGGCTGACGGGACAGTGCAGTACCCAATCACCAAGTCCCGGAGCCCCTGTGGGGGGCTGGGCCTCGCCCCCGGGGTTAGGAGCTACGGTAGACGCCACCGCCACCTCCACCGCTACGAcgccttctgtttctcctcctccctccgag GTAAGGTCTACTACCTCCAGCTCCCCAAGAAGGTCAACCTCACTGAGGCCCAGCAGGCGTGCTTCAACGACGGGGCCCAGATTGCCAAGGTGGGCCAGCTCTACGCTGCCTGGAAGTTCATGGGCCTGGACCGCTGTGATGCCGGATGGCTTGCTGACGGGAGCCTGCGCTACCCCATCAACAACCCCCGCCGCAACTGTGGCCCCATGGAACCAGGGGTGCGCAGCTTTGGGTTTGCCCCACCGCACCACAAGCACGGAGTGTACTGCTACAGTGCAG TTGTGGTGTTTCCCTACCAGCCTCCACACGGGCGCTACAATCTGACCTACCATGATGCTCAGCAAGTCTGCCAGGAGCAGGACTCCACTCTGGCCACCTTCGAGCAGTTGTTCCAGGCCTGGGAGGAGGGTCTGAACTGGTGCAacgcaggctggctggctgacgggaCAGTGCAGTACCCCATCACCAAGCCCCGAAGGCCCTGTGGGGGACTCGGCCTCTCCCCCGGGGTTAGGAGTTACGGTAGTcgccacctccacctccaccgctACGATGTGTtttgctcctcctcccccctccgaG GTAAGGTCTACTACCTCCAGCTCCCCCAGAAGGTCAACCTCACTGAGGCCCAGCAGGCGTGCTTCAACGACGGGGCCCAGATAGCCAAGGTGGGCCAGCTCTATGTCGCCTGGAGGTTCATGGGCCTGAACCACTGTGATGCCGGATGGCTCGCCGATGGGAGCCTGCGCTACCCCATCACCAAACCCAGCCGCAACTGTGGCCCCCTGGAACCAGGGGTGCGCAGCTTTGGGTTCCCCCCTCCATACCAGAAGCATGGGGTGTACTGCTACAGTGCAG CAGGTTAG